In Papaver somniferum cultivar HN1 chromosome 1, ASM357369v1, whole genome shotgun sequence, a genomic segment contains:
- the LOC113327596 gene encoding 60S ribosomal protein L36-1-like isoform X1: protein MCVYVVLEMLCAGKMALTVPKSGLFAGLNKDHIVTTRKLATRPSARKGNTIKRVLFVRSLTREVAEFPPYEKRITELLKVGKDKRALKVAKRKLGTHKMSDKVDHWKYGCPAPPASNL from the exons ATGTGTGTTTATGTGGTTTTGGAAATGTTGTGTGCAGGTAAAATGGCACTCACAGTGCCCAAGAGTGGGTTGTTTGCTGGTTTAAACAAAGATCATATTGTCACTACTAGAAAACTTGCTACTCGCCCTTCCGCCAGAAAAGGG AATACCATCAAGAGAGTTCTTTTTGTTAGGAGTTTGACTAGGGAAGTTGCTGAATTTCCTCCTTATGAGAAGAGAATTACTGAGCTTCTTAAAGTTGGAAAGGACAAGCGTGCTCTTAAGGTGGCTAAGCGAAAGTTGGGTACTCACAAGATGAG TGATAAGGTAGATCATTGGAAATATGGATGCCCTGCACCGCCAGCGAGCAATTTGTGA
- the LOC113327596 gene encoding 60S ribosomal protein L36-1-like isoform X2, with translation MALTVPKSGLFAGLNKDHIVTTRKLATRPSARKGNTIKRVLFVRSLTREVAEFPPYEKRITELLKVGKDKRALKVAKRKLGTHKMSDKVDHWKYGCPAPPASNL, from the exons ATGGCACTCACAGTGCCCAAGAGTGGGTTGTTTGCTGGTTTAAACAAAGATCATATTGTCACTACTAGAAAACTTGCTACTCGCCCTTCCGCCAGAAAAGGG AATACCATCAAGAGAGTTCTTTTTGTTAGGAGTTTGACTAGGGAAGTTGCTGAATTTCCTCCTTATGAGAAGAGAATTACTGAGCTTCTTAAAGTTGGAAAGGACAAGCGTGCTCTTAAGGTGGCTAAGCGAAAGTTGGGTACTCACAAGATGAG TGATAAGGTAGATCATTGGAAATATGGATGCCCTGCACCGCCAGCGAGCAATTTGTGA